A window of Bacteroidales bacterium genomic DNA:
GAAGGCAAGGCAATGCACTTCCTCGCGGGTTGTCACTTCAGCACCGGGAAGCACCAGCATCTGGTATTCTTCGGCCATTTCCCTTATGAGCCAGGCATTCCCGGTATGATTATGATCGGTAATGCCCAGTATATCAATATTTTTGCTCCGGGCAGCCGCAAGAATATTCTCCGGGCTCATCTCCAGGTCGCCGCAGGGAGAGAGCACGGTATGGATATGCAGATCAGCCCGGTATTCCTTCATGCCCGTTTCAGCAAATTGTACAACTGTCCAGTAATTTCAAACGCATCGTATTCTGTTCCCAGCAGGGGGATATTTTCTTCATTGCTTTTCCGCAGGGTTTCGGCATCGGGTTTGTTGCCCCGCACCAGAATGATGGCCGATAGTTCCTTCAGTGAAGCTACGGCAAGGATATTTTTATGGGTCTGCAGGGTAATCCATATTTGTCCCTCACGGGCATTGCCCATCACATCGCTCAGCAGGTCGGAAACATACCCGCCTGTAACCTCAGCTTCCAGTGAGCGGGGCTCATTGAGCACAGTCAGGCCCAGTTGAGCTACAACATCAGAGACTTTCATTTTCTGCTCCTTTCTTTTTACAATCTTTTTCGAGCCTTTGTTCTCCCCACACCTGTCCGGTAATCCGATAGCTGTGTTCTGCATCGAGCTTATGGCTTTTTTCCATAGTCCGCTGTATAAAAGGACAATGAGAGAGGCTGGCTTTCTTTTGCACAACATCTTCCGCCAGGGTCTGGCAGGCAGGGGCGCCGCAGGCACCGCAGTCAATACCCGGCAGGTAACACATAAGCCTTCTGATGCGGGAGAGTTTCTGCATAGCCCTGGCAGGATCCTGGTCGAGGATAAGCCCCGGCCTGGGTTCAATGGGCCCCAGCCGGCAAGTTGAAGCAAGGTGCTTTTGCAGAGAAGAACTCATTCCGGATGGTTTGACGCCAAAGCAGGTGGATTTTCGCAGCAGTTCCTCGGCTACCAGCCAGCGGTTTCGGCTCAGAAGAATGCCTCCGGCACAACCGTTCTGACAGGCCCTGAGTTCCAGAAACTGATAGGCAGCAAGTTCTTCTTCATCCATTGCTTCAAGGAATTCCGAAACCTGACGGATTCCGTCAATTGACAGCGACCGGCCCGGAATATGCCTTGTTTCACCATGCGGCAGGGCAAATAACATTTCGTCGGGCGAGAGCGGCGTAACGGCAACGGAAGAAAGGCCATCCCCTCCTTTCCGGCTTAGAAGTGCGCTTACCCTGTCATACAGGGAATTCATATTAATCACCCCGTCAATAACCGAACCGGGTTCACCGACCGGACTTTTAATGGCGGCAATTTTGGCAGCGCACGGTGTAATGTAAAACAACCCTGCCTGCTCCCGCGCAATGCCGGCTTTGTCAAGGTTGTGCAGGCACCACTGAGCCGCCAGATCTACCGGAGGTTTCAGGGGCATAATCATACCCGTAAGGGAAGGAAATTTGACCTGAATGAGACGCACCACAGCAGGACAAAAGGCAGAGACCGGCCTGTGTTCATTTTCCGGATTCCGCACATAGTCCTGCTGTGCCTCTGCTAAAAAAGGTACTGTGCGTTCAACTTCGAAAACCTCAGTAAAACCTAACTCCAATATACTGCTTATGATCTTTCCGTAAGGAATATTTTCAGGAAACAATCCAAAGAAAACCGAGGGCACCAGGGCAATTCTGTACCGGTACCTGTCGAGCTGGCCAAGATTATCCTGCTCCACCTTAACAGCCGAGACAGGACAAACCCGGTAGCATTCGCCACAGTCAATGCACCGGTTTCCGTCAATGCGCGCCTTGCCGGCATGTACCCTTATGGCCTGGGTAGGACAGGCCTGCATGCAGTGGGTACAACCCGTGCAAACCTCTTCGTCGATGCGGAGAGCATGGTGGAAATATGACTGCGCTTCACTGTGCATGGAGATAATGAATAATTT
This region includes:
- a CDS encoding serine kinase; this encodes MKVSDVVAQLGLTVLNEPRSLEAEVTGGYVSDLLSDVMGNAREGQIWITLQTHKNILAVASLKELSAIILVRGNKPDAETLRKSNEENIPLLGTEYDAFEITGQLYNLLKRA
- a CDS encoding 4Fe-4S dicluster domain-containing protein, with the protein product MHSEAQSYFHHALRIDEEVCTGCTHCMQACPTQAIRVHAGKARIDGNRCIDCGECYRVCPVSAVKVEQDNLGQLDRYRYRIALVPSVFFGLFPENIPYGKIISSILELGFTEVFEVERTVPFLAEAQQDYVRNPENEHRPVSAFCPAVVRLIQVKFPSLTGMIMPLKPPVDLAAQWCLHNLDKAGIAREQAGLFYITPCAAKIAAIKSPVGEPGSVIDGVINMNSLYDRVSALLSRKGGDGLSSVAVTPLSPDEMLFALPHGETRHIPGRSLSIDGIRQVSEFLEAMDEEELAAYQFLELRACQNGCAGGILLSRNRWLVAEELLRKSTCFGVKPSGMSSSLQKHLASTCRLGPIEPRPGLILDQDPARAMQKLSRIRRLMCYLPGIDCGACGAPACQTLAEDVVQKKASLSHCPFIQRTMEKSHKLDAEHSYRITGQVWGEQRLEKDCKKKGAENESL